From Seriola aureovittata isolate HTS-2021-v1 ecotype China chromosome 16, ASM2101889v1, whole genome shotgun sequence, one genomic window encodes:
- the chtopa gene encoding chromatin target of PRMT1a: MSAASSQKVVLKSTTKVSLNERFTNMLKNKQPTAVSIRATMQQQHLASARNRRLAQQMENRPSVQAALNHKQSLKQRLGKSNIQARLGRPVAALMRGGAAGGRGGMRGMTRGGLRGRARGGVMRGALSLRGKRVLTGAPMRGRGSAGRLAMRRGGRHRGGAAGRGGALSRGAARGGVARGRGGLRGRGGFAGRGGRGRGRGRGVGRPAVTREQLDNQLDAYMSKTKGHLDAELDAYMAQADPDSME; this comes from the exons ATGAGTGCAGCCTCCTCCCAAAAGGTTGTCCTGAAAAGCACCACCAAAGTGTCCCTAAATGAGCG CTTCACTAACATGCTGAAGAACAAGCAGCCCACTGCAGTAAGCATTCGAGCCACCATGCAACAGCAGCATTTGGCCAGTGCCCGCAATCGCCGGCTGGCCCAGCAGATGGAGAACCGGCCCTCAGTGCAAGCCGCTCTGAATCACAAGCAG AGCCTGAAGCAGCGCCTGGGGAAGAGCAACATCCAGGCCAGGCTGGGCCGGCCCGTCGCGGCTCTGATGcgtggaggagctgctggaggcagaggaggaatgCGGGGGATGACCAGGGGAGGCCTTCGAGGACGAGCCAGAGGAGGAGTAATGAGGGGAGCTCTCTCCCTGAGAG GGAAGCGAGTGTTGACAGGTGCCCCCATGCGAGGCCGTGGCTCTGCTGGCCGTCTGGCGATGCGTAGAGGAGGCCGCCACCGCGGAGGAGCTGCTGGCAGAGGAGGGGCCCTGTCCCGAGGAGCAGCGAGAGGAGGAGTGGCCCGAG GCCGTGGTGGACTGCGGGGGCGCGGTGGTTTCGCCGGTCGAGGTGGTCGCGGTCGTGGGCGGGGTCGAGGTGTCGGCAGACCAGCTGTGACCCGTGAACAACTGGACAACCAGCTGGACGCTTACATGTCAAAGACCAAAGGTCACCTGGATGCTGAACTGGACGCCTACATGGCCCAGGCTGACCCGGACAGTATGGAGTGA
- the snapin gene encoding SNARE-associated protein Snapin, which yields MAAAAVVEASSGKDAIAEGLLDLLKPAIQQLDLHVHSVRESQVELREHIDSLATELCRINEHQKVALDLDPYVKKLLNARRRVVLVNNILQNAQERLRRLNHNVAKETARRKTMLEASGVFTSRSPSKP from the exons ATGGCCGCGGCGGCTGTAGTGGAGGCTTCTTCAGGTAAAGATGCTATCGCTGAGGGGCTGCTCGACCTCCTGAAACCCGCTATCCAGCAGCTGGACCTGCACGTGCACTCAGTCAG AGAAAGCCAAGTAGAGTTAAGAGAACATATAGACAGCCTGGCCACAG aGTTATGCAGGATAAATGAACATCAGAAGGTGGCTCTAGACCTGGACCCTTATGTGAAGAAGCTGCTGAATGCAAGACGTAGAGTTGTGCTAGTAAACAACATACTGCAGAACGCTCAG GAACGTCTGAGGCGACTCAACCACAATGTGGCCAAAGAGACGGCACGAAGAAAGACCATGCTGGAGGCTTCAGGAGTGTTCACGTCCCGCTCCCCCAGTAAACCCTGA